The following is a genomic window from Candidatus Neomarinimicrobiota bacterium.
ACAAATCTATTAAAATGTAAGGAATGGAAAAATGTCTAGAAAAATAACTATTACTGGAGCCACGGGAAATATAGGACAATTGGTGGTGCCAGCTTTGTTGGCAGGCGGGGCCGAAGTAACCGCATTGGTCCGTGATGCTCAAAAGGCAGAAGGGCTTAGAAGCCAGGGAGTCAACATTGTGGCCGGTGAATACACAGATGCAGAGGCCGTTCAAACGGCCATTGAAGGTTCCGACGCCATACTGATGATTGCGCCTCCTAATCCAGACGCTGCGAAACAGATGAGCGGGCTAATCGCTGCCGCAAAACACGCTGGCACCCCGCATGTTGTACGAATGTCAGCCATAAAAGCAGCAGCTGACGCCCCGACGGAAAATGGCAAGCTGCATCATGAATCCGATAATGAACTTATGGCGTCGGGACTGCCTTATACCATTCTGCGCCCTCACTTCTTTATGCAGAATATTTGGATGTCTATTCCCACGATTCAGGAGCACAGTCAAATGTACTGGGGCATGGGCCATGGTAAGCTGGGCATGATTGACGTTCGGGACATTGCAGATATGACAGTGGAAATATTATTGAAGGGCTCTCATCTGGCTGAGATTCTTAACCCCACGGGTCCGGATTCAATAACCTTCTCACAGGTGGCTGAAGCCATTAGCAAATTCCTGGGTAAAGAAGTTTCATATATCAACGTGACCAACGAGCAGGTCAGACAAAGCATCATAGAGATGGGCTGGGGTGAATGGGGTGGTCAGGTGATGTCCGACTATGCCAAAGCTTGGTCCGAAAACTGGGGCGATTTCACCACAGACGATGTTGAAAAAGTTACAGGCAACAAACCCCGTTCCATCAATCAGTTTGTAAACGAAGTGCTTGCCTATGGATTTGAGCAGCCAACCGCCTAGGACATTTACTGTCGCGGCCGCGCCCACAGATCGCACGGTACGGACGGGGTGCTGCGGGCGGATCCTTTGATCAATTATCGCTTTGAGGGGGTTGAATGGAGCCCCGTTCGTCGTCATTTCATGCTTCTGTAACATTAAAATTCCTCGCGGGTGATGATGGGGCACTTTTATCCGTCCTTAAAAGACGACCTGGCAGTGGTCTCAGGCTGAACCAGCAGGGAAGACCCCAAGTGGTACCGCTTGATCCCCGATTCCTAGGCGGCAGCCAGACCCGGGTGCAGCACTTTAGCGGATCCATGCTGGTTGCTGCCAGCAGTCTTCTCGCACTTAAAGCAGCGAGTGCCGGCGGAATTGTGATTGTGCCACCGGGGTTGGCATCACGCTAGCGATGATTAGAAACGATAGTTGTACGAAGCCTTAAAAAAGATTCCCCGGCGCGTTTCCTGGTATCGGTTGAAGACCTTCGCCACGGCGCTATCAGTGGTCTCGGCTAAATTCACGCCATAGCCCAGAAACAGCACGCTACCGGGAAAATAACTGAAGCTGGCCAGCAGGTCGGTAGCTATCGACTCCTCCCCCGAGTTGGATTCGCTGATAATACGCAATGACAGGTATTTGTTTATTTGGTAGTTCAGTTTGCTGCGGATAATCTGAACATCAAATGCTAGCTCACCTGACGCCCGATTACGAAATTTC
Proteins encoded in this region:
- a CDS encoding SDR family oxidoreductase; translation: MSRKITITGATGNIGQLVVPALLAGGAEVTALVRDAQKAEGLRSQGVNIVAGEYTDAEAVQTAIEGSDAILMIAPPNPDAAKQMSGLIAAAKHAGTPHVVRMSAIKAAADAPTENGKLHHESDNELMASGLPYTILRPHFFMQNIWMSIPTIQEHSQMYWGMGHGKLGMIDVRDIADMTVEILLKGSHLAEILNPTGPDSITFSQVAEAISKFLGKEVSYINVTNEQVRQSIIEMGWGEWGGQVMSDYAKAWSENWGDFTTDDVEKVTGNKPRSINQFVNEVLAYGFEQPTA